One Bufo gargarizans isolate SCDJY-AF-19 chromosome 3, ASM1485885v1, whole genome shotgun sequence DNA segment encodes these proteins:
- the LOC122930289 gene encoding ataxin-2-like protein, translating into MRRSEWAKADSRGRAELVKQTKTRWASCRDQFRREMTSKGRSGEGSSRKRAYIYTAQLQFLRPVMELRPTVDSLDPSHESESSGSETPAVFSPQASPEPSPAQDPEDSTQAEAPLPLASPPRIVQSQPRRRRQVPPSTSGPESREVIDARVIDFLAQRRSDSKEEKLLRGLGTLLQQVPTNEHPDCVASIAIVIKMFACPNHGDIIGRLNNMRIEVENAGQQPNPAPYQFPPQPTQGPSYAPPQQYLPPQGPSHSVGQPLYHPSLATGAPPPAHVRPRSSFPPGSFSQDLLEL; encoded by the exons ATGCGCCGAAGCGAATGGGCCAAGGCTGATAGCCGAGGCCGGGCCGAATTAG TGAAACAAACCAAAACCCGCTGGGCAAGTTGCCGCGACCAGTTCAGGCGGGAGATGACCAGCAAAGGCCGGAGTGGGGAGGGGTCGTCGCGTAAACGGGCCTATATATATACGGCCCAGTTGCAATTTCTTCGGCCAGTTATGgaattgaggcc tactgtggacagtctggatccaTCCCACGAGTCTGAATCGTCGGGCAGTGAAACCCCTGCAGTCTTTTCCCCGCAGGCAAGTCCGGAACCAAGCCCGGCTCAGGACCCAGAAGACTCCACGCAGGCTGAGGCCCCCCTACCACTGGCCAGTCCACCCAGGATTGTCCAGTCTCAGCCCAGACGGcgccgccaagtccctccctctacctctgggCCAGAGAGTCGGGAGGTTATTGATGCACGCGTCATCGATtttctggcccagaggaggagtgatagCAAGGAGGAGAAGCTGTTGAGGGGACTGGGCACGCTCCTGCAGCAGGTTCCTACAAACGAACATCCGGACTGCGTGGCCTCCATAGCCATCGTCATAAAAATGTTCGCTTGCCCCAACCATGGGGACATCATTGGGCGATTAAATAATATGCGCATCGAGGTTGAAAATGCTGGCCAGCAGCCCAATCCGGCCCCATACCAATTCCCTCCCCAACCCACCCAAGGCCCTTCTTATGCCCCCCCTCAACAGTACCTTCCACCTCAGGGGCCAAGTCATTCTGTGGGGCAGCCCCTTTACCATCCCAGTCTAGCAACTGGGGCACCACCACCGGCCCATGTTAGGCCACGGTCCTCTTTTCCGCCTGGGTCGTTCTCGCAGGACCTTCTGGAATTGTAA